The Chloroflexus aggregans DSM 9485 genome segment CGCCTGCACCGGTGTACTCAGGAGGTTGGATAATCCACCTTGATGTGGGACGTTGAAGATGGTATGCAGGATGGGATGGCGCAAATGCGCATCAACCAGCACCACCCGTCGCCCGGTTTGCGCGAGTGCGACGGCCAGATTAGCCGCGGTCACGCTTCGTCCTTCACCGGGTGACGGGCTGATCACGGCAATCACCTGGGGGCGTTCGTCGCCGGGGATTGCATCAAGGTGCAGTCGCATCATGCGATACGCCTCGGCATCGAGCGAGGCTGGATCGCGGAGCGTGACGAGTTGTGCCGCCGGCGTAGCGCCGTTCAGCTTACCAACAACGACTAACGGACGGCCACCACCCCGGCGCGTAAAATCACCTTCATCGCGGATACGGGTATTGAAATAGTCGTATAAAAATCCGATCCCAATTGCCAGCACAACCGCAATAAAGATACTAAGCACAATATTGCGCGTATAATCAGGACTCACCGGAGTGCGCTTGGCATGGGCCGGGTCAACGATGATCAAGCTCGAGGCTTGGGCATACGGGTTATCGAGCAAATCACGTTCGAGGGCTTGGAACGAAGCGACAATCGCATCGGCCAACCGCACCGCTCGCTGCCGATCGGTATCGCGTACCGTTAGTAAAAACAGCTCGGTCTTACCAACATCAGACGTACTCGTGCGGGCAGCGAGTTGAGCTGCCGTCACGCCATCAACCATCGAAGCAGCTCGTTCGAGTACCGGTCGGACGAGTAACAGTTCGCGTACCGTTAGCGCATAGCGCTCACGAGCACGCAGATCATCGAACGTGGGCGACGGACGGGCAAAAATACCCTGATCCTGATTGACCATCAGCATGGTCGAAGCAGCATAGAGACGTGGTTGAGTTTGCGAGTAGGCGTAGCCGATGCCACCGCCGATCACCGCGAACAATGCAATCAACCACGCCCAACGCCAAACAAACAGGAGATACAATCGTAGTTCCAAGGGACCCTCCACACAAAATGGGTCATCGAGCCATTCCGGCTACCGAAAACGAGCAGTCTGGCAATGTGAGCGGAGTGATGAAGATATGAAACCCGACCGCTTTGGTGTTGACACACTGTACTACGCTAGTTGTAACGGGTTCATCTGACAGTGTAATGTCATTGAACAAAGTCAGCAATGACAAAACGTTCAACTATCGATTGCTGAAGGGGAGCCAGTTCATCCCACCCGTACTGTAGCATTGGCGGTAGTCGTAATTTGTTGATAGAGGTCGAGATAGCGTTGCGCCTGTATTTCTTGCCGATACTCAGCAAGGGCAATTTCTCGGCAGCGGCGTCCCAACCATACGCGCTCATC includes the following:
- a CDS encoding polysaccharide biosynthesis tyrosine autokinase, with protein sequence MELRLYLLFVWRWAWLIALFAVIGGGIGYAYSQTQPRLYAASTMLMVNQDQGIFARPSPTFDDLRARERYALTVRELLLVRPVLERAASMVDGVTAAQLAARTSTSDVGKTELFLLTVRDTDRQRAVRLADAIVASFQALERDLLDNPYAQASSLIIVDPAHAKRTPVSPDYTRNIVLSIFIAVVLAIGIGFLYDYFNTRIRDEGDFTRRGGGRPLVVVGKLNGATPAAQLVTLRDPASLDAEAYRMMRLHLDAIPGDERPQVIAVISPSPGEGRSVTAANLAVALAQTGRRVVLVDAHLRHPILHTIFNVPHQGGLSNLLSTPVQAIEPFLRVTEQPNLYVLTAGNAGGLPAQLLGGPQLEKVLAVLRQHADVVLIDSAPLLTFADTALLLRAVDTTLAVVRVKQTTEEELRHMLDLLRQTEIACLGVVLNGVVKRRRRLQFTGFSSSPLIKSATIANRSEIAGDTGD